From Carassius gibelio isolate Cgi1373 ecotype wild population from Czech Republic chromosome B23, carGib1.2-hapl.c, whole genome shotgun sequence, the proteins below share one genomic window:
- the camk2n1b gene encoding calcium/calmodulin-dependent protein kinase II inhibitor 1b, with protein MSEVLPYEENISHYGDDGDEEQISLTCRLQNNSSNFFSSGQNKRAPKLGQIGRSKRVVIEDDRIDEVLNNTAEKSSAGV; from the exons ATGTCAGAAGTGCTGCCTTACGAAGAGAACATCTCTCATTATGGCGATGATGGAGATGAAGAGCAGATATCCCTCACCTGTCGTCTGCAGAACAACAGCAGTAACTTCTTCAGTTCTGGGCAGAACAAACGAGCTCCGAAACTCGGGCAGATCGGACGCAGCAAGAGAG TTGTCATAGAAGATGACAGAATTGATGAAGTCCTGAACAACACAGCAGAAAAGTCATCGGCGGGAGTGTAA